A window of the Cucurbita pepo subsp. pepo cultivar mu-cu-16 unplaced genomic scaffold, ASM280686v2 Cp4.1_scaffold000192, whole genome shotgun sequence genome harbors these coding sequences:
- the LOC111784365 gene encoding crooked neck-like protein 1 — protein MSYSKDADPTLGYLTRKDAEVKLPRPTRVKNKTPAPIQITAEQILREARERQEAEIRPPKQKITDPTELADYRLRKRKEFEDLIRRVRWNISVWIKYAQWEESQKDFNRARSVWERALEVDYRNHTLWLKYAEVEMKNKFINHARNVWDRAVTLLPRVDQLWYKYIHMEEMLGNVAGARQVFERWMGWMPDQQGWLSYIKFELRYNEVERARGIFERFVECHPKVGAWIRFAKFEMKNGEVGKARNVYERAVEKLADDEEAEQLFVAFAEFEERCKETERARCIYKFSLDHIPKGRAEDIYRKFVAFEKQYGDKEGIEDAIVGKRRFQYEEEVRKNPLNYDSWFDYIRLEEAAGNKERIREVYERAISNVPPAEEKRYWQRYIYLWINYALYEELDAADVEHARDVYRECLNLIPHGKFSFAKIWLLAAQFEIRQLNLKGARQILGNAIGRAPKDKIFKKYIEIELQLGNIDRCRKLYEKYLVWSPENCYAWSKYAELERSLCETERARSIFELAIAQPALDMPELLWKAYIDFEISEHEFERTRELYERLLDRTKHLKVWISYAKFEASAMEDDSRLLELPEDDVQEHLHARKQQCIQHARRVFEKAVTYYRNSAPELKEERAMLLEEWLNMETSFGELGDVSLVQPKLPKKLKKRRQIATEDGPAGFEEYIDYMFPEEAQTTNLKILEAAYRWKKQKVDDN, from the exons ATGTCTTATTCCAAAGACGCGGATCCAACCCTAGGCTACCTCACTCGAAAGGATGCAGAGGTGAAGTTGCCACGACCCACTAGGGTGAAGAACAAGACTCCAGCTCCAATTCAGATAACTGCCGAGCAAATACTTCGTGAGGCTCGTGAACGACAAGAGGCAGAGATTAGACCGCCCAAGCAGAAAATTACTGATCCAACCGAACTTGCTGATTATCGTCTCCGCAAGCGCAAGGAATTTGAGGATCTTATACGCCGTGTTCGGTGGAATATTAGTGTTTGGATCAAGTATGCTCAATGGGAAGAGTCTCAGAAGGACTTCAATCGGGCTCGTTCTGTTTGGGAGCGTGCTCTTGAAGTCGACTATCGGAACCATACCCTTTGGCTTAAGTATGCAGAggttgaaatgaaaaataaatttatcaatCATGCAAGGAATGTTTGGGATCGAGCAGTCACCCTCTTGCCTAGAGTGGACCAACTATGGTACAAGTACATTCATATGGAGGAAATGCTGGGTAATGTTGCTGGTGCACGGCAGGTTTTTGAAAGGTGGATGGGCTGGATGCCAGACCAGCAAGGTTGGCTCTCTTACATCAAGTTTGAGTTGAGATACAATGAGGTTGAACGTGCTCGAGGCATATTTGAGCGCTTTGTTGAGTGTCATCCTAAAGTTGGGGCATGGATACGTTTTGCAaaatttgagatgaaaaaTGGGGAAGTTGGAAAAGCAAGAAATGTTTATGAGAGAGCTGTTGAGAAGTTGGCTGATGATGAAGAAGCAGAGCAACTTTTTGTTGCTTTTGCTGAATTTGAAGAGAGGTGTAAGGAAACTGAACGTGCACGGTGTATATATAAGTTTTCCCTAGATCATATTCCCAAAGGTAGAGCTGAGGATATCTATAGGAAGTTTGTGGCATTTGAGAAACAATACGGGGATAAGGAAGGAATAGAAGATGCTATAGTGGGGAAGAGAAGGTTTCAATATGAGGAGGAAGTGAGGAAGAATCCCCTAAATTATGACTCTTGGTTTGACTATATACGATTGGAGGAGGCTGCTGGGAACAAGGAGAGGATTAGGGAAGTGTATGAAAGAGCAATATCCAATGTTCCTCCAGCCGAAGAGAAACGATATTGGCAGCGttacatttatttatg GATCAATTATGCATTGTATGAAGAATTGGATGCTGCAGACGTTGAACATGCCCGTGATGTATATAG GGAGTGTCTAAATTTGATTCCTCATGGGAAATTTTCATTTGCAAAGATATGGCTATTAGCTGCGCAATTTGAAATACGACAGTTGAATCTAAAAGGTGCCCGACAAATACTAGGCAATGCAATTGGAAGGGCTCCTAAAGATAAG ATTTTCAAGAAGTATATAGAGATAGAGCTGCAGCTGGGAAATATAGATCGATGCCGTAAATTGTATGAAAAATATCTTGTGTGGTCACCTGAAAATTGTTATGCATGGAGCAAGTATGCAGAGTTGGAGAGATCTCTGTGTGAAACCGAGCGAGCCAGGTCTATATTTGAGCTCGCAATTGCACAGCCTGCGCTTGATATGCCAGAGTTGTTGTGGAAG GCCTATATTGATTTCGAGATATCAGAGCATGAATTTGAAAGAACCAGAGAGCTGTATGAGAGACTTCTAGACAGAACAAAACACTTGAAGGTGTGGATCAGTTATGCCAAGTTTGAGGCATCAGCTATGGAGGATGACAGCAGGCTTTTGGAATTACCAGAAGACGATGTGCAGGAACATCTCCATGCACGGAAGCAACAATGTATTCAACACGCTAGAC GTGTCTTCGAAAAAGCTGTTACATACTACAGAAATTCAGCACCAGAGTTGAAAGAGGAGAGAGCTATGCTCCTTGAGGAATGGTTGAATATGGAGACGAGTTTCGGTGAACTTGGTGATGTCAGCTTAGTGCAGCCTAAGCTTCCAAAGAAACTTAAGAAGAGGCGTCAAATTGCTACTGAGGATGGTCCGGCTGG GTTTGAGGAATACATAGATTACATGTTCCCCGAGGAAGCGCAAACTACAAATCTCAAGATCCTTGAAGCTGCATACCGTTGGAAGAAGCAGAAAGTTGATGATAATTAG